A stretch of Melospiza georgiana isolate bMelGeo1 unplaced genomic scaffold, bMelGeo1.pri scaffold_29, whole genome shotgun sequence DNA encodes these proteins:
- the LOC131096335 gene encoding olfactory receptor 14J1-like, with the protein MCNSSSISHFLLLALADTRQLQLLHFCLLLGISLVALLGNGLIINAVACSHHLHTPMFFFLLNLALADLGSICTTVPKAMHNSLWDTRNISFSGCAAQVFFFLFFMGAEFSLLTVMCYDRYVSICKPLHYETLLGSRACAHMAAAAWASAFLNALLHTANTFSLPLCHGNALGQFFFCEVPQILKLSSSHSHFKEVGLLAFSSCLVFGCFLFIVFSYVQIFRAVLRIPSEQGRHKAFSTCLPHLVVVSLFISTVIFAYLKPPSISSPSLDLALSVLYSVMPPALNPLIYSLRNQELKAAVWRLMTGWFQKHLTGCQIL; encoded by the coding sequence ATgtgcaacagcagctccatcagccacttcctcctgctggcattggcagacacgcggcagctgcagctcctgcacttctgcctcttgctgggcatctccctggttGCCCTCCTGGGGAACGGCCTCATCATCAACGCCgtagcctgcagccaccacctgcacacgcccatgttcttcttcctgctcaacctggccctcgCTGActtgggctccatctgcaccactgtccccaaagccatgcacaattccctctgggacaccaggaacatctccttctcaggatgtgctgcacaggttttcttctttcttttctttatggGAGCAGAGTTTTCCCTCCTGACCGtcatgtgctatgaccgctacgtgtccatctgcaaacccctgcactacgagaccctgctgggcagcagagcttgtgcccacatggcagcagctgcctgggccagtgcctttctcaatgctctgctgcacacagccaatacattttccctgcccctgtgccatggcaatgcccttgGCCAGTTCTTCTTCTGTGAggtcccacagatcctcaagctctcctccTCACACTCCCACTTCAAGGAAGTTGGGCTTCTTGCTTTTAGTTCCTGTTTAgtatttggttgttttttgttcattgttttctcctatgtgcagatcttcagggctgtgctgaggatcccttctgagcagggacggcacaaagccttttccacctgcctccctcacctggtcGTGGTCTCACTGTTTATTAGCACTGTCATTtttgcctacctgaagcccccctccatctcttccccatccctggatctggccctgtcagttctgtactcggtgatgcctccagccctgaatcccctcatctacagcctgaggaaccaggagctcaaggctgcagtgtggagactgatgactggatggtTTCAGAAACATTTAACTGGTTGCCAAATTCTGTAA